Part of the Citrus sinensis cultivar Valencia sweet orange chromosome 2, DVS_A1.0, whole genome shotgun sequence genome, CTTTTGAAAGATGAGACATGCAGAAAGATGAGACATGAAGCAAACTGGATGTCTCTGGAATGTGCCATTATGGTCCCGGAAGGCCTTTGATACTATAACTGGATAACATCAACACCCCACCTCTGCCCCACTCCGATGACTAAGCACACCTTCAACTTCCCCAAACAATTTCAGTCTGTTTCAGGGgagattttagaaattttttttgttgtaccATAATGATAcgtgtgtatttatttaaaaaatcaattatagttttatttaatttatgtaaaCATGTTATATATACATTAAACAGATGTAATACGGTAGAAATACTCTAAAATCTCTCctattttagattaaaaaatggCAACATGCTGAAAGTGTTTACAGCTAATCTTACCATTGCTCTGAATAGTGACCAGTAATCCTACGCATggaccaaaattaaaaattaaaaagtgggGCTTCGAGGATTGTGGGCTGTTTTGAAATTGTTGATAGGATATTATAGTTAGTGAAAGTGATAGAATTTGATAATGAGTAATTTACGACTTGGCATAGTGCGAAACAAGAGCCTTATGGGACCCACATAATATCGTTTATGAAATCGTAATGGACAGTTGAGGATTAGCAGCTTGTAGAGAAGTCTAGAACATTGGAGGATAAATCACAAGTACTGACAGTGAGCACATCCAAGTCCAGAAGCGTCATCGAGACCCTATAAATGTGCACTTTGGAGATGGAGCAATTTGCTTCTCAGTATTGGTGACATCTCTCAATCAAAAACTATATCTTAGAAAATGGCATCTCATCTTGGTATCTGTACTCCCTGTGCGTCCGAAATAATCACCGGTTTTCCCAGCTACAGGTCTCCACCTTTGTTGAGAAATAGAGACTTTTGTGGCAGGATAAAGGCCGTGGCAGATAACAGAGGCAGCCTTGATCACTTGCAAAGATCGTCGCTGAATCAATCCCAGCCAAAAAAGAGAGCGGCCCCAGTTTCATCTCCAggtaacaaaaaattatactcTCTTATTACTTCACATTTCTGAAGCgtaaaactaatttaattcCTGGCTCCAAGGACAAGAAAATTACGTAATGGATGCAAGACCAACGTGTAGCTTGCAGAAAAACGTGTAATGACCAACTTATTAGAAGCTTCTTATGTTTTCTCTGTGTACAGGGATATGGGATAGTTTTCCTGCTGCGAGGACGGTGCAACAGATGATGGAAACCATGGAAAGAATAATGGAGGATCCTTTTGCTTACGGAGTCACTTGGCCTTCACAACAAGAAAGGGTGAGAAGTGGATACAGACGGGGAAGAACGCCTTGGGCCATCAGGGAAACGGAAAACGACTACAAGATTAGGTTAGACGTGCCTGGCATGAGCAGGAATGATGTTAAGGTACGGGTTGAAGAGAGCATGCTCGTAATCAAGGCAGAAAAGGCTCAAAGGAACGAAGCAAACACTGATGGAAGTACAgttgaggaagaagaagagtgGCCAAGCAATGGTTACGGAAGCTACAGCACTAGAATTGCATTGCCTGACAACGTAGAGTTTGAGAAGATTCAAGCAGAGGTGAAAGATGGCGTACTGTATATAACCATTCCAAAGGCCAGCTCCACCGCCAAAATCGTCGACATTAATGTCCAATAGGACAAGTATTCTGGTAACCTCAAGTTCCACATAGGACAAACCTAGATCTGCCCAGAGGAAGGTGGTGGGTAGAAAATAAGTGGCAGTAGGGTTAATTTGATTTCTTCATGTAATTTCAAACAGGAAGGTTAGCGATATTATGTTAAGACTGTTCAAAACTTCTGCTAATCTTTTGTTCTTATGAATCTATATTGCGTCAATCAACTGTCCTTTTCAGTACACTGCTTTTCTCTAAGCACATCCAGATAAGATTACAGGAAGTGAGataaaagaaagcaaagaTGTACTCAGATCtgcatctctctctctctctcttcctctcttttgcatatatttcaaaaacaaatgaaGCTTGGGTCATGATCGACAACACAAAAACGTATACCAACTACTAATAAGGCTTTTTCTTCCGTCCACCTTGTGATATGCGTTTCAGCTCTTGGGCGCCCCTTTTTATTCCCCTGGAACATGAACAGAAACAGTTAAGAAGCCATTTCAAGGTGCACATCATGAAAAAGAGGAGAGggcagaaaataaaaatacctcTGGTACAAGTAAACAAAACCATAGAAAAGTGGCAGcagcatcaaaatcaaaatagaaatGGTGACATAAGTCATACTTGTCCGCTTCTGCAATTACAGAAAAAATAGAGGCAAGGTAAAGAGGAGTGTAATGAACAAAATCTTTACTCGTAAACTCAATCTGAAGATATATTATGATAGCTTCAAGTTTATACAATGCGTAGTCAAATAAGTTTCTTATTTGATAGCCATAATGATGAAttaaactgattttttttctgaaatgcAAGAGTTTGCCTCATTGAAATCTTCCACTTcagaagaaaaatcattttacgGATAGCATTTGATTCATGATATGATTTATTTGCAAAGAGCTTCCCTAACGtcca contains:
- the LOC102630611 gene encoding small heat shock protein, chloroplastic isoform X1; amino-acid sequence: MASHLGICTPCASEIITGFPSYRSPPLLRNRDFCGRIKAVADNRGSLDHLQRSSLNQSQPKKRAAPVSSPGIWDSFPAARTVQQMMETMERIMEDPFAYGVTWPSQQERVRSGYRRGRTPWAIRETENDYKIRLDVPGMSRNDVKVRVEESMLVIKAEKAQRNEANTDGSTVEEEEEWPSNGYGSYSTRIALPDNVEFEKIQAEVKDGVLYITIPKASSTAKIVDINVQ